A segment of the Lolium perenne isolate Kyuss_39 chromosome 3, Kyuss_2.0, whole genome shotgun sequence genome:
CACAACCGAGATGAATGTGTTGTACACCAACACGACATCCAGAGTAGAGGCATGGCTTACTTCAATTGAATCTACCCTTGATGCTTCTGAAAGGAAGATTGTGGGGATAGATGTTGAGTATGACAGGCTTAGAGGATCCAACATTAATCCGAAGAAGGCCGCTGTCATCCAACTTTGTGTGGGCACTGAAGTTTTGGTGTACCACGTTTGCCATGCTGATGAAAGGAGTGAGAAGTTGTATAATTTCCTATATGGGTACCGGTACACATTCGCTGGATTCTGCACTGCTGAAGATCGTAATGTTCTTGGTCGTTCTCAATTTTATATCCATAATATCAAGGACATCCAGATGATTTGGAGAGACCCGGACAACAAGAAGAGGACTCAAGGTCTGAAAGATGTTGCTGCAGCCATTATAGATCCATTttacatgaagatgaaagatggaTTTGGTAGGACGGAGCATAGCATGTGGGCTAATGCGCCTCCTCTCCCACCTGAACATATTTTATATGCTGCTAGGGATGCATATGTGACCGACGAGGTGTATAAGCGTTTGGATGTTTTCGAGAGAGGattttttttctctttacaaACGTTCCGAGAAGAAACGTGGCAGGGATTGGTGAATACCTTAAAGTAGTTTGATTAGTTTTCCTTATGAATTTATCCAAAATGTATTCCTTTAGTtttatatagttttataatgtAATCCGGTATTCGAGTTTATCCTTAATAAAtttcattttattttttgtgaacaaacatgtacttctttttttattttcgttACAGTATATCATGTTTGTTGTCATTTTTCACGCAACTAAAGGTTTATTATTCTTATGGAACTCAAGATTTTAGAGCTTGTACTTCTTTTGTTTATACTGCAGTACTTCCCCTTGATCAATAATTGTACTTTCGGTTGTTCATCGAGATTGTTACTGAAGATCAAGATTCATATGTTTGTACTTCGTAGTTCGTCCTCCTTCCTTTTTTTTGTAATGTGTACTTCGTAGATCTTACTTATGTGCTTCTTGTGCCTCTACTCTTGTACTTCCTGGTGAGAGGGGGGTTGGGGGGGTTTCCCCCCATACATAAAATCTAATATATATTTTGTTACTGCAGATCAAGATTTATAAGGTGTACTTTGTAGCTCTTACTTATGTACTTCTTGTGCCTCTACTCTTGTACTTCCTggtgggggaggggggggggggttcccCCCCATACATAAAATCTATTATATATTTTGTTACTGCAGATCAAGATATATAAGGTGTACTTCGTAGCTCTTACTTCTGTACTACTTATGCCTCTACTCTTGTACTTCCTCTGTAATTTTGTTATTGGAATTCAAGATTCATAGTTTGTACTTTTCTTTGTTGTGAGCTCGTGCTTCTATTAGTTTTATTCGGTACTGTTCTTCACTTTATCCTACATGGGATATTCTATTTGATGTATTTCTTTTATAATTTAATATTATGAGTTTGTACTTTGCTTTTGTATCGTTTTGTACTTTTTTTTCAAGCCTGTACTTCTATTATGCAGAGTCATCTATGATATATATTTTTTTAATTGTATTCCTGTAAATTAAGGTTGTACTTACTTGTACTTGTATCATGTACTTCCTTATCGTGTATGCTTGTATTTCCTTTTTGCTGCCCTTTGTTTTTTGTTGAGGCTGTACTTATTTGACTGACAGGCCAGGTAACGGCCCAGTCGGGCTTTTCTGGGCCCGATTTGTTACGAATTGGTATTTAATTCCCTTTTATTTTTTAGTGGTAATTACAAAACTATGGTAATTGTTTTTTGGCCCAGTCCATAATTTTCGGCCCATTTAATTGTGGCCCGGTGGCGTCCGTATGCGTCTCTTACACCATAACTGCAAGTTGCGTAGCCGTTCCGCACGGTCCGGACGGCGTAACTCCACCTTCCCCACTCTCTCTTCGCTTTCCTCATCTCTCGTCGCAGAGAGGAACTGCTGCACGGTTGCGGCGACGGAGCCGCTGCCTTCTTCCGATAGGATCTACTTCTCCGCGCCCCTCCCTATCTCGCGCGGTACTTCTATTCTCTCTATCCTTCTCCGGCCCCTCAAATTTTCTCCCGCGAATGCTCTCGTGAGGTTGTGTTCCGGATTAGGGGTTCTGTTCATAGCTTAGCGTTTCCTGCTTGTAGATCTTATTTGTTCTTTCTTTTTGTATCGCGCAGCGTGTCTTCTTGTTTGTCTGCTGCATTCTCCTCGGACTAATTCGCTTTGATTTTTGCTTTTTGATGTGTGGTTGGTTGCAGGGTTCGTGTTCATATGCTTCTGATCTACGCGTTGACTGGGAGAGGTCGATTTTATTTCTTTAGTCATGGAGCCTGCCCCGAAGTCCCCACTGCCTCAGGAAACCCAAGGTAATTTtaggttttcgtttttgttttctgTTACTTAATTCTGGCGAAATTGTTTGCATGCTTTTTTTTTGTCCCTCATGCTTGTTGTGCTTCCCTTAGATCTCGAACTAGTTTGCTTGTGcagttattttttattttttatttttttcaactGCTTGaagatgtagggattcgttgcatagaaaacaaaatatttcctaccgcgaacacgcaatccaagccaagatgcaatctagaagacggtggcaacgaggggatgatcgagactcacccttgaagatttccaaagcctacaagatgaggctctagttgctgcggtagacgttcacttgccgcttgcaaaagcgcgtagaagatcttgatcacggcgccacgaacgggcaacacctctgtactcggtcacacgttcggtgttgatgaagtcgacatccacctccccgttccagcgggcagcggaagtagtagctcctcttgaatccggcagcacgacggcgtggtgtcggtggtggtggagaaacccggcggagcttcgctaagcgtgcggggaagaaggaggagtggggcggctagggtttggggagagggggcgccggccacttgaggggtgcggccaccttgtggtgttggggtggccggccccctccccttgtccctcattatataggtggaatacccaagagttggtctataagtcttcgaataagatcccaaaccaaaaccttccatatgacatgaaacctacccgagctaggactcccactcgaggtgggattcccaccttcccttgggagggggtggccggccaccataggtggagtccacctgggactccccctagggttggccggccatggtggtggagtcccttcgggactccgccttccaaagtgactttcttccggaatattctagatccttctagaaccttccataaatgcaccggatcattttcaaacttataaaatgacttcctatatatgaatcttattctacggaccattccggaactcctcgtgatgtccgggatcccatccgagactccgaacaaaacttcgaactccattccatattcaagttctaccatttcaacatcaaaccttaagtgtgtcaccctacggttcgtgaactatgcggacatggttgagtactctctccgaccaataaccaatagcgggatctggagatccataatggctcccacatattcaacgatgactttagtgatcgaatgaaccattcacatacgataccaattccctttgtcacgcgatattttacttgtccgaggtttgatcatcggtatcactctataccttgttcaaactcgtctcctgacaagtgctctttactcgtaccgtggtatgtggtctcttatgaacttattcatatgcttgcaagacattagacaacattccaccgagagggcccagagtatatctatccgtcatcgggatggacaaatcccactgttgatccatatgcctcaactcatactttccggatacttaatcccacctttataaccacccatttacgcagtggcgtttgatgtaatcaaagtacctttccggtataagtgatttacatgatctcatggtcataaggactaggtaactatgtatcgaaagcttatagcaaataacttaatgacgtgatcttatgctacgcttaattgggtgtgtccattacatcattcatacaatgatataaccttgttattaataacatccaatgttcatgattatgaaactaatcatccattaatcaagaagctagttaagaggcatactagggactctttgttgtttacatatcacacatgtatcaatgtttcggttaatacaattatagcatggtatataaacatttatcataaacataaagatatataataaccacttttattattgcctcttgggcatatctccttcagtctcccacttgcactagagtcaataatctagattaaattgtaatgtacctaacacccatggcattgtggtgttggtcatgctttgccctagggagagctttagtcaacggatctgctacattcagatcagtgtgtactttgcaaatctttacttctccatcttcgatgtactcgcgaatcgagtggtaacgcagcttgatatgcttcagcctcttgtgtgaccttggttcttgtgcattggcgatggcacccatgttgtcacagtagctgactagtgggtccaatgcactaggaaccacaccgagctcgacaatgaacctcttcatctataccgcttctgatgaagcctctgaagccgctatgtactctgattctgttgaagacttcgccaccgtgcactgcttcgagcttgcccagcttactgcagcaccattcaatataaacacgtacccagactgtgacttagagtcatcaggatcagtgttccaacttgcatcggtgtaaccgcttacaacgagctcttggtcacctccataacaaagaaacatatccttagttcttttcaagtacttcaggatattcttgaccgctgtccagtgttccattcctggatcactttgatatctgctagtcaaactaacagcatgttttatatccggtctagtacatagcatggcatacatgatagatcctactgccgaggcataggggatattactcatcctttctctttcttctgccgtagccggtccttgagtcttactcaagaccttgcctggtaacacaggtaaaaaccctttcttactttcgtccattctaaacttctttagaatcttgtccaggtatgtactctgtgatagccctattaggcgtcttgatctatctctataaatcttgatgcctaatatgtacgatgcttcaccaaggtctttcattgaaaaactaatattcaaataaccttttacactgcttaatagttctatatcattcccaatcaataatatgtcatctacatataatatcaggaatgctacagagctcccactcactttcttgtaaatacaggcctctccatgacactgtataaacctgaagtctttgatcaccttatcaaagcgtcggttccaacttcttgatgcttgcttcagtccatagattgaacgctgaagtttgcatactttgtcagcatttttaggatcgacaaaacctttgggttgtaccatatacaactcttcctcaatgtctccattaaggaacgccgttttgacatccatctgccaaatctcataatcgaaaaatgcagctattgctaacaaaatcctcacagattttagcttcgctacaggtgagaaagtctcatcgtagtcaactccttgaatttgtcggaaaccctttgcgacaagtcgagctttatagacagtaatattaccatctgcatctgtttttctcttgaagatccatttattctcgacagcctttcggctatcaggtaagtctaccaaagtccatactttgttatcatacatggatcccatttcggatttcatggcttcttgccatttgttggaatctgggctcatcatcgcttcttcatacgtcgcagggtcctcatcattgttatccacaatcatgacatttagacaaggatcataccaatcaggagtggcacgttcccttgtcgatctgcgaggttcagtagtttcctcgttcgaagtttcatgatcattatcattagcttcctctgttgccggtgtaggcggtacagtacaacttcgatgcgctactctgatcaacgagtatagattcatcaatctcatcgagttctacttttcttccagtcacttctttagtgagaaattctttctcaagaaaggttccgttcttagaaacaaagattttgccttcggatctgtgatagaaagtgtaccctatagtttccttagggtatcctatgaagacgcatttctccactttgggttctagcttgtccggttgtaacttctttacataggcttcgcaaccccaaactttaaggaacgacagcttaggtttcttattaaaccatgattcgtacggtgtcgtttctacggattttgatggtgctctatttaaagtgaatgcggctgtctctaatgcataactccaaaatgataacgacaaattagtaagagacatcatagaacgaaccatatctaagagagttcgattacgacgttcggacacaccgtttcgttgtggtgttcccggcggtgtcaattgtgaaagtattccacatttctttaaatgcatgccaaactcataactcagatattcacctccacgatcagatcgtataaatttaatcttcttgttacgttgattttctacttcactttggaattccttaaacttctcgaaagtttcggatttatgtttcatgaaatagatatacccatatctactcagatcatctgtgaaggttagaacataacgataaccaccgcgcgatgctacactcattggtccgcacacatcggtatgtatgatttccaataagtcggtagctcgctccatcataccagaaaatggagtcttggtcatttttcccattagacatgcttcacatctatcaagtgactcaaagtcaagtgattcaagtaatccatcagtatggagtttcttcatgcgtttcactccaatatgaccaagatgacagtgccacatataagtagaattatcattcaatttaatttgcttagcatcaatgttatgtatatgcgtatcactactatcgagatctaacagaaataagccattcttttcaggtgctcgaccataaaagatattattcataaaaatagaacaaccattattctcagacttgaatgaataaccgtcttgcattaaacaagatccagatataatgttcatgctcaacgcgggtacaaaataacaattatttaggcttaaaactaatcccgaaggtagatgtagaggaagtgtgccgacagcgatcacatcgactttggatccgtttccaagcgcatcgtcacttcatctttcagtagtctttgtttattctttagttcctgtttcgagttacaaatatgagcaaccgaactagtatcaaatacccaggtactagaacgagaaccagtgagataaacatctataacatgtatatcagatataccttctttcttcttcttgacaaggccgctcttcagatcagccagatacttggagcaattacgcttccagtgtcccttctccttgcagtaatagcactcagcatcaggcttagggccgttcttaggtttcataggaggcgtggtagctttcttgccacccttcttgaattttcccttagacttgccctgtttcttgaaactggtggtcttgttgaccatcagcacttggtgctctttcttgatctcaatctcagcagcttttagcatgccaaagagttcaggtaactccttgttcatgttctgcatattgtagttcatcacaaagttcttgtaacttggtggcagtgattgaaggacacgattaatccccagtctgttaggaatcactattcccaagtcactgagtttcttcgcatgcccggtcataacgagcatgtgctcactaacggagctgccttcttccatcatacagctgaagaaatgttttgatgcttcatagcattccacggccgcatgagtctcaaatatagctttcagctcattgacaaactcatgaggatcgtggtgctcaaaacgtttttgaagatcggattccagactgcacaggatggtgaTGTCtagtcacgcttcttttcctgtagacagtgttgggtctccaagagcagaggtttgtagaacagcagcaagttttcccttaagcggatcacccaaggtttatcgaactcagggaggaagaggtcaaagatatccctctcatgcaaccctgcaaccacaaagcaagaagtcttgtgtccccaacacacctaatacacttgtcagatgtataggtgcaccagttcggcgaagagatagtgaaatacaggtggtatgaataaatatgagcagtagtaacggcagcaaaaatagcttgctgctgatacgtctccgacgtatcgataatttcttatgttccatgcgacattattgatgatatctacatgttttatgcagactttatgtcatatttatgcgttttctggaactaacctattgacgagatgccgaagggccagttgctgttttctgctgttttttgtttcagaaatcctagtaaggaaatattctcggaattgtacgaaatcaacgcccaacatcttagaatccccggaagcatccagaacacccaagagtcgccagaggggggccacaggcccaccagatggtaggccggcgcggcctgggggtggcccgcgcccccctagcgtgtcatcgcctcgttgaccttctgacgccgcctcttcgcctataagaagcccctcgacctaaaacctcgatacggaaaagccacggtacgagaaaccttccagagccgccgccatcgcgaagccaagatctgggggacaggagtctctgttacggcacgccgccgggacggggaagtgcccccggaaggcttctccatcgacaccgctgccatctccaccgccatcttcatcaacgctgctgtctcccatgaggagggagtagttctccatcgaggctcggggctgtaccggtagctatgtggttaatctctctcctatgtacctcaatacaatgatctcatgagctgctttacatgattgagattcatatgagttttgtatcactattcatctatgtgctactctagtgatgttattaaagtactctattcctcctgcatggtgtaaaggtggcagtgtgtgcatcatgtagtacttggcgtagtttatgattgtgatctcttgtagattatgaagttaactattactatgatggtattgatgtgatctatttggttatgttgatctatcttgcactctaaggttatttaaatatgaacattgaatattgtggagcttgttaattccggcattgagggttcgtgtaatcctacacaattagtggtgttcatcatccaacaagagggtgtagagtctagcatttatctatttatttatgtgatcaatgttgagagtgtccactagtgaaagtatgatccctaggccttgttcctaaatactgttatcgctgcttgtttactgttctacttcgtttctactgtctgcaatattaccaccatcaactacacaccagtcctggacagcaaagcacttttctggtgtcattgctactgctcatacttattcataccacctgtatttcactatctcttcgccgaactagtgcacctattaggtgtgttggggacacaagagacttcttgctttgtggttgtagggttgcatgagagggatatctttgacctcttcctccctgagatcgataaaccttgggtgatccacttaagggaaacttgctgctgttctacaaacctctgctcttggaggcccaacactgtctacaagaatagaagctcccgtagacatcaagcacttttctggcgccgttgccggggaggaaaggtaaaaggcactcatactccggttcctgtgTAACGATGCTTTCTCGACACCATtgagtttgtgctcgaagctatttcctttagatcctgcaattgcatctttttgtttcttgttttacactagtaaggcataatggacaacaatgagcttcttattctatttcctgatttaagacatggatggtttgatccgaaaattaaaaaacccatggaacatattagcatgaacacattgaacaccattgttgctaatgatatggaaaattctaagcttcgggaagctggttttgatgagcatgatctttttagtcccccaagcattgaggagaaagtttatgttgattatgatatgcctcctatttatgatgattataatgatagtagccttttggttccacctgttatggaggataaatttgattatgattacaatatgcctcctatatttgatgatgagaataataatgatagctactttgttgaatttgctcccgctattactaataaaattgactatgcttatgtggagagtaataattttatgcatgagactcatgataagaatgctttatgtgatagttatattgttgagtttgctcatgttgctactgaaagttattatgagagaggaaaatatggttgtagaaattttcatgttactaaaatgcctctctatgtgctgaaatttttgaagctacacttgttctatcttcctatgcttgttactttgctcttcatgaacttgtttatttacaagattcctatgcataggaagcatgttagacttaaatgtgttttgaattttcctcttgatgctctcttttgcttcaaatactatctcttgcgagtgcatcattaaaactgctgagcccatcttaatggctataaagaaagaacttcttgggagataacccatgtgtttattttactacagtaattttgttttatatttgtgtcttggaagttgttactactgtagaaacctctccttatcttagttttgttgaattgttgtgccaagtaaagtctttgatagtaaggttcatactagatttggattactgcgcagaaacagatttcttgctgtcacgaatctgggcctaattctctgtaggtaactcataaaattatgccaatttacgtgagtgatcctcagatatgtacgcaactttcattaaatttgagcatttttatttgagcaagtctggtcgctcaataaaattcgtctttacggactgttcggttttgacagattctgccttttatttcgcattgcctcttttgctatgtgggatggatttctttgttccattgacttccagtagctttgagcaatgtccagaagtgttaagaatgattgtattacctctgaacatgtgagtttttgattatgcactaaccctctaatgagtttgtttcgagtttggtgtgaaggaagttttcaagggtcaagagaggaggatgatatactacgatcaagaagagtgaaaagtctaagcttggagatgccccggtggttcacccctgcatatttcaagaagactcaagcatctaagctcggggatgcccaaggcatccccttcttcatcgaca
Coding sequences within it:
- the LOC139838119 gene encoding uncharacterized protein, which translates into the protein MAKTPFSHEYKLPYHGTTEMNVLYTNTTSRVEAWLTSIESTLDASERKIVGIDVEYDRLRGSNINPKKAAVIQLCVGTEVLVYHVCHADERSEKLYNFLYGYRYTFAGFCTAEDRNVLGRSQFYIHNIKDIQMIWRDPDNKKRTQGLKDVAAAIIDPFYMKMKDGFGRTEHSMWANAPPLPPEHILYAARDAYVTDEVYKRFVFICF